A genomic stretch from Phycisphaerae bacterium includes:
- a CDS encoding MoaD/ThiS family protein, protein MIRVVIPFHLRTLACVDDEVPLDVEGPITQRSVLDALDARYPMLRGTIRDHGTLKRRPFIRFFACERDLSHESPDVPLPEAVATGREPFLIVGAIAGG, encoded by the coding sequence ATGATCCGAGTCGTTATCCCATTCCACCTGCGAACCCTGGCCTGCGTGGACGACGAGGTGCCTCTTGATGTGGAAGGCCCAATCACACAGCGCTCCGTCCTCGACGCCCTCGATGCCCGTTATCCGATGCTCCGCGGCACGATCCGCGATCATGGCACGTTGAAACGTCGGCCGTTTATCCGCTTTTTCGCCTGCGAACGTGACCTGTCGCACGAATCGCCGGATGTCCCGCTGCCCGAGGCGGTCGCGACCGGCCGCGAACCCTTCCTTATTGTCGGCGCGATCGCAGGCGGTTAG
- a CDS encoding DUF1428 domain-containing protein, with product MAYVDGYVLPVPKKNLKAYVGIAKKAGKIWRDHGALEYRECVGEDLNVKFGMPFPKLVKPKTGETVVFSYIVFKSRAHRDKVNAKVMKDPRLMQMCDPKKMPFDCKRMVYGGFETLVDA from the coding sequence ATGGCTTATGTTGATGGATACGTACTGCCGGTACCCAAGAAAAACCTCAAGGCCTATGTCGGCATTGCGAAAAAGGCCGGCAAGATCTGGCGCGACCACGGCGCGCTCGAGTATCGCGAGTGCGTCGGAGAGGACCTGAACGTGAAGTTCGGAATGCCGTTTCCCAAGCTGGTCAAGCCCAAGACCGGCGAGACGGTCGTCTTCTCGTACATCGTCTTCAAGTCGCGGGCCCATCGCGACAAGGTGAACGCCAAGGTCATGAAGGACCCGCGCCTCATGCAGATGTGCGACCCGAAGAAGATGCCCTTCGACTGTAAGCGGATGGTCTACGGCGGATTCGAGACGCTGGTCGACGCCTAA
- a CDS encoding amidohydrolase family protein gives MNLLYSSAPASAQLAIRGETVYTMVGAPIKDGVVLIEAQKIVKVGPADTVTIPDGVKTLTAKVVTPGLIDAHSVVGLTGYLNQDQDQDQLDASEPIQPELRAIDSYNAQERLIEWVRGFGVTTLHTGHAPGALISGQTMIVKTTGNTVEDAVINPTAMVACTLGEDARAKGKDAEKKSPGTRSKAIAMLRAQLIKAQEYQRKLELPDEKKRPDRDLRLETMTRVLKGELPLLVTVHRATDIVSALRVAGEFKIKIVLDGAAESYLVMDQIKAAGVPVIIHPTMTRTGRGETENLSMESAATLIKAGIPVALQSGYEDYVPKTRIALFEAAIAAANGLTFEQALGTITIDAAKMLGISDRVGSLEPGKDADVALYDGDPFEYTTHCTGVVINGQVVSSETR, from the coding sequence GTGAATCTGCTCTATTCGTCCGCGCCCGCTTCAGCCCAACTCGCCATTCGCGGTGAAACGGTCTACACGATGGTCGGCGCGCCAATCAAGGACGGCGTTGTTCTCATTGAAGCCCAAAAGATCGTTAAGGTCGGTCCGGCCGATACCGTCACGATCCCCGACGGAGTAAAGACACTCACGGCCAAGGTCGTCACGCCCGGCCTCATCGATGCCCACAGCGTCGTCGGCCTGACCGGCTATCTCAATCAGGATCAGGACCAGGACCAGCTCGATGCCAGCGAACCGATTCAGCCCGAGTTGCGGGCCATCGATTCCTACAACGCGCAGGAACGCCTCATCGAATGGGTCCGCGGCTTCGGCGTCACGACCCTGCACACCGGCCACGCCCCCGGCGCGCTCATCTCCGGACAGACGATGATCGTCAAGACGACCGGCAACACGGTCGAGGACGCGGTCATCAATCCAACCGCAATGGTGGCCTGTACGCTGGGCGAAGATGCGCGGGCCAAGGGGAAAGATGCCGAGAAAAAATCTCCCGGCACGCGCTCCAAGGCGATCGCGATGCTCCGCGCACAGCTCATCAAGGCCCAGGAGTACCAGCGAAAACTGGAACTGCCGGATGAAAAGAAGCGGCCTGACCGCGATCTGCGGCTGGAGACGATGACGCGCGTCCTCAAGGGCGAACTGCCGCTGCTGGTCACGGTCCACCGGGCGACGGACATCGTTTCGGCCCTGCGCGTGGCCGGGGAGTTCAAGATCAAGATCGTGCTGGACGGTGCGGCGGAATCTTACCTCGTCATGGACCAGATCAAGGCTGCCGGCGTGCCGGTCATCATCCACCCGACCATGACGCGTACCGGTCGCGGCGAGACGGAGAATCTGAGCATGGAATCGGCGGCGACGCTGATCAAGGCCGGGATCCCGGTCGCCTTGCAAAGCGGCTATGAGGACTACGTCCCCAAGACGCGCATCGCCCTCTTCGAGGCGGCCATCGCAGCGGCGAACGGCCTGACGTTTGAGCAGGCGCTAGGCACGATCACGATCGACGCGGCGAAAATGCTCGGCATTTCCGACCGCGTAGGCTCCCTGGAACCGGGCAAGGACGCCGACGTGGCCCTCTACGACGGCGATCCCTTCGAATACACGACGCATTGCACCGGCGTGGTGATCAACGGCCAGGTCGTCAGCAGCGAGACGCGATAG
- a CDS encoding amidohydrolase family protein, with translation MKYASLAISTLLLLTSLAPAQDEPVAFVGAKIIPIVGDPIAHGTIVVHKGRIVAVGPDAGFADAQRVDCTGKVIMPGLVDTHSHIGGGWAADSSGPIQPDVRVLDSVNVRDSGFVRARAGGMTTLNVMPGSGHLLSGQTIYLKLRKARTIEEMAIHDEAGNILGGMKMANGTNSQREAPFPGTRSKSAALIREKFVKAQEYRRKLQQAGDDPEKRPERDLEMEGLLEVLDGKRIVHHHTHRADDILTVIRLSQEFHFRVVLHHVSEGWKVAEEIAKAGVPCSIILVDSPGGKIEARDLLLNTGAVLEKAGVLTAYHSDDWITDSRHFLRSAALGVRAGMSREKALYAMTMAGAKMIDLDKRIGSLEPGKDADFIILSGDPLSVYTKVLETYVEGEKVFDRSDPKDYLYAVGGYGAGRDQEMHLCCFETGEK, from the coding sequence ATGAAGTACGCATCCCTTGCGATTTCCACCCTGTTACTGCTAACTTCCCTCGCCCCCGCGCAGGACGAGCCCGTGGCATTTGTCGGGGCGAAGATCATTCCCATTGTCGGCGACCCGATCGCCCACGGCACGATTGTCGTGCACAAAGGAAGAATCGTAGCGGTGGGTCCCGACGCTGGATTCGCGGACGCGCAGCGCGTCGACTGCACGGGCAAAGTCATCATGCCCGGCCTGGTGGACACTCACAGCCACATCGGCGGCGGTTGGGCCGCCGACAGCAGCGGGCCGATCCAGCCCGATGTCCGCGTGCTCGATTCCGTCAATGTCCGCGATTCCGGCTTTGTCCGCGCGCGGGCCGGCGGCATGACCACGCTGAACGTCATGCCCGGTTCCGGCCACCTGCTGAGCGGCCAGACAATCTATCTGAAGCTTCGCAAGGCCCGCACGATTGAAGAGATGGCGATCCACGACGAGGCGGGCAATATCCTCGGCGGCATGAAGATGGCCAACGGCACCAACTCCCAGCGCGAGGCGCCGTTTCCCGGTACGCGCTCGAAGTCCGCCGCACTGATACGCGAAAAGTTCGTCAAGGCCCAGGAATATCGCCGCAAACTTCAGCAAGCCGGCGACGACCCGGAAAAACGACCCGAGCGAGATCTGGAGATGGAAGGCCTCCTCGAAGTGCTCGACGGAAAGCGGATCGTCCACCATCACACCCACCGTGCCGACGACATCCTCACCGTCATTCGCCTGTCGCAGGAGTTTCACTTCCGCGTCGTGCTTCACCACGTCAGCGAGGGTTGGAAGGTCGCGGAGGAGATCGCCAAAGCCGGCGTTCCGTGTTCGATCATCCTCGTGGACAGCCCGGGCGGGAAGATCGAGGCCAGAGATTTGCTGCTTAATACCGGTGCGGTCCTGGAGAAGGCGGGCGTCCTGACTGCTTACCATAGCGACGATTGGATCACCGATTCGCGGCATTTTCTCCGGTCGGCCGCGCTGGGCGTGCGAGCCGGGATGTCCCGCGAAAAGGCGCTCTACGCGATGACGATGGCCGGGGCGAAAATGATCGATCTGGATAAACGGATCGGCTCGCTCGAACCGGGCAAGGACGCGGATTTCATCATCCTGTCCGGCGATCCTTTGAGCGTCTATACCAAGGTGCTGGAGACGTACGTCGAAGGCGAAAAAGTCTTTGATCGCAGCGATCCGAAGGACTACCTCTACGCCGTCGGCGGTTACGGCGCGGGCCGGGACCAGGAGATGCACCTGTGCTGCTTTGAGACCGGGGAAAAATAG
- a CDS encoding thrombospondin type 3 repeat-containing protein: MATARLIGTRFVVCCALSLLVLTGCNILLGLFTNDADGDSVINNADNCPTVGNTDQADDDSDGVGNACDNCDNTANGNQLDADVDGVGDACDNCPAQSNPGQENADFDSAGDVCDAQPLNPLVQ, translated from the coding sequence ATGGCCACGGCAAGATTGATCGGGACTCGGTTTGTAGTGTGTTGCGCGCTCAGTTTACTGGTGCTGACCGGCTGCAACATTCTGCTCGGGTTGTTTACGAATGATGCGGATGGCGACAGCGTCATCAACAACGCCGACAATTGTCCGACGGTGGGCAATACGGATCAGGCGGATGACGACTCGGACGGCGTCGGTAACGCCTGCGACAACTGCGACAATACGGCCAACGGGAATCAACTCGACGCCGACGTCGACGGCGTGGGCGACGCGTGCGACAATTGCCCAGCGCAAAGCAATCCCGGCCAGGAAAACGCGGACTTCGACAGCGCCGGGGATGTCTGCGACGCCCAGCCCCTGAATCCGCTGGTTCAATAA